A genomic region of Venturia canescens isolate UGA chromosome 9, ASM1945775v1, whole genome shotgun sequence contains the following coding sequences:
- the LOC122416237 gene encoding uncharacterized protein — protein sequence MAQTNGIDIERLLREQVASIKSVEEYNYWEKQCLEFIESLEEQVAPNKRPRLSTGYQHSVTARIIRLQGLLEVTRSQFQHTGAGLNDRGLVWKEIDSAFANRVVTGAVINRNYIVPRQFLKDAYELVEKRVKDCIVKFNSIKVNTEFNAEFATGDRRAHKSINTANVELFQTSNVKEWYEERVMEPTLASLDEFQECDSGWTLVSITNLTVNINKYNPMRAGCHIRLPRKIMLKRAVVNVKSNDNACFAWAVVAALHPAEQHADRQSSYPHYSTILNLQDIDFPMTLNQIKRFEQLNDVSINVYGITKSGIAPLYITKWKRGRHVNLLYIENEEGDRIGHFTLIKDLSRLVSSQLSSKNHKKYICDRCLQYFSMESKLRAHEVDCGKMNDCAIRLPAENDKWLEFTNHNRKERLPFIVYADLECVLEKTGEREREMNRQHHHKVFSIGFYVSCSYDSSLSGYYSRRSEDCIGWFVEQLKELALRVEKILLTNVPMKELSPAEWKKFREDVNCHICEKPFVEKEQRVRDHCHLTGQFRGPAHGNCNLNYKNSFFIPIVFHNLSGYDAHFIIKEVATAFEGKIDLLPLTKEKYISFSKTVKSSSHDYRKQIRLRFIDSFKFMSSSLDKLASLLLIDQLKVLKSQFSNISHDDFTLLTRKGVFPYEYIDCFEKLNDTELPPRDAFYSSLADTTISESEYQHAQTVWERFSIQTLGEYSDLYLKTDVLLLADIFENFRVSSQQSYGLDPAYYFTLPGYTWDAMLKFTGIKFELLTDIDMVLFIERGIRGGLSQCSRRYARANNKYMESFDPSQASTYLMYYDVNNLYGSAMKTSLPYRDFEFLEDISNFDINSPDPTKGYILEVDLEYPAHLHDKHKDLPFCPEHGKPPGKKQEKLLATVFDKERYVIHYRTLQHCLSHGLILKKIHRILQFAEAPWLAGYIDLNTQLRTRATNDFDKNMYKLMNNAVFGKTMEDVRERKNVSLLTEWDGRYGAEAMIAKPNFHSRSIFAEDLIAVELRKLEVKFDKPIYVGMSILDISKTWLYTFHHEFMTPKYGDKCSVMYTDTDSLIYEIECDDVYRDMRENISKFDTSDYPIDNAYHIPLVNKKVPGLMKDENNGSIMTEFVGLRSKMYATRVEGKKDVKKVKGVKSNVVAKTINFDDFVKCLNEETEVTRCQSAIRSTLHQVYTISETKIALSPHDDKRYIIPGTVETLPWGHYKIPMYSNISEEEMQI from the exons ATGGCTCAAACCAACGGTATCGATATTGAAAGACTGTTACGTGAACAAGTAGCTTCCATAAAGTCGGTGGAAGAATATAATTATTGGGAAAAACAATGTCTCGAATTTATTGAATCGTTGGAAGAGCAAGTTGCACCGAATAAACGCCCTCGATTGAGCACGGGATATCAGCACTCTGTAACTGCGAGAATAATACGCTTGCAAGGGTTACTGGAAGTCACACGTTCACAGTTTCAACATACCGGCGCAGGACTAAACGATCGAGGATTAGTCTGGAAAGAAATTGATTCGGCGTTCGCAAATCGCGTAGTGACTGGCGCCGTAATCAATCGAAATTACATTGTACCACGCCAGTTCTTGAAGGATGCATACGAATTGGTTGAAAAGCGAGTGAAAGACTGTATAGTAAAATTTAATAGCATTAAAGTTAATACGGAGTTCAATGCCGAGTTTGCTACGGGTGATCGGCGTGCTCATAAAAGTATCAATACGGCTAATgtggaactttttcaaacgTCGAATGTAAAAGAGTGGTATGAAGAGCGAGTGATGGAGCCCACTTTGGCATCACTCGATGAGTTTCAAGAATGTGATAGTGGATGGACATTGGTTTCAATCACCAATCTCActgtaaatattaataaatataatccAATGCGTGCGGGATGTCACATTCGATTGCcgcgaaaaataatgttgaagagAGCCGTTGTCAACGTTAAATCAAATGACAACGCATGTTTTGCATGGGCTGTGGTTGCCGCTCTCCACCCAGCTGAACAGCATGCTGATCGTCAAAGTTCGTATCCCCACTACTCGACGATTCTGAATCTTCAGGACATTGACTTTCCGATGACACTGAATCAAATTAAAAGATTTGAACAATTGAACGATGTCTCGATAAATGTGTATGGTATAACGAAAAGTGGTATTGCACCTCTTTACATTACCAAGTGGAAAAGAGGGAGACACGTCAATTTGTTGTACATTGAAAACGAGGAAGGGGACAGAATTGGCCACTTTACACTGATTAAAGATCTATCCCGCTTAGTGAGCAGCCAACTGAGCAGCaagaatcataaaaaatatatttgtgatcg GTgtttgcagtatttttcaatggagagCAAGCTACGAGCtcatgaggtggattgtggcAAGATGAATGATTGTGCTATACGATTACCGGCGGAAAACGATAAATGGTTGGAATTCACAAACCATAATCGGAAGGAGCGCCTACCATTCATCGTTTATGCTGACCTGGAGTGCGTATTAGAGAAGActggtgagagagaaagagagatgaatAGGCAGCACCATCATAAAGTTTTTAGTATAGGCTTTTACGTTAGCTGTTCATACGACTCATCATTATCGGGATATTATTCACGTCGTAGTGAGGATTGTATTGGGTGGTTCGTTGAACAGTTGAAAGAATTGGCACTCcgcgtggaaaaaattttactaacGAATGTCCCGATGAAGGAATTATCGCCagcggaatggaaaaaatttcgagaggacgtaaattgtcatatttgtgaaaaacCCTTTGTTGAGAAAGAACAACGTgtacgcgatcattgccatctaACGGGGCAGTTTCGAGGTCCGGCTCATGGCAATTGCAatttaaattacaaaaattcatttttcattccaattgtttttcacAATCTATCGGGCTATGACGCGCATTTCATAATAAAGGAGGTGGCCACAGCGTTTgaggggaaaatcgatttactccctttaacaaaagaaaaatacatttctttttcaaaaacagttAAATCATCGTCACATGACTATAGGAAACAGATAAGACTCCGTTTCattgattcattcaaatttatgagttcgagtcttgataaattagcatcGCTCCTATTGATTGACCAACTTAAAgttttaaaatcacaattttcaaatatttcacacGATGATTTCACTCTTTTGACGAGAAAAGGAGTCTTCCCGTATGAATACATAgactgttttgaaaaattaaatgatacaGAGCTTCCACCTCGGGATGCTTTTTACAGTTCTTTAGCAGACACAACAATTTCTGAAAGTGAATATCAACATGCACAAACAGTTTGGGAgcgattttcaattcaaacgCTGGGGGAATATAGCGATCTTTATTTGAAAACGGATGTCCTTTTACTGgcagacatttttgaaaatttccgagTTAGTTCTCAACAAAGTTATGGACTTGACCCAGCATATTATTTCACTCTCCCGGGGTACACCTGGGATGCTATGCTTAAATTTactggaataaaatttgaactaCTCACCGACATTGATATGGTATTGTTTATTGAGAGAGGTATACGCGGGGGTTTAAGTCAATGTTCGAGGAGATATGCACGTgcaaataacaagtacatggaATCTTTCGATCCATCACAAGCTTCCACATACCTTATGTACTATGATGTAAATAATCTGTATGGAAGTGCAATGAAAACGTCATTACCATATCGAGATTTTGAGTTTCTCGAAGACATCTCGAACTTTGATATAAACTCTCCAGATCCGACAAAAGGTTATATACTGGAAGTTGATTTGGAGTATCCAGCGCACTTGCATGACAAACACAAAGACTTGCCTTTTTGTCCTGAACATGGAAAACCACCGGGTaagaaacaagaaaagttACTTGCAACCGTTTTCGATAAAGAGCGCTATGTTATCCATTACCGAACTCTACAACACTGTCTAAGTCATGGGCTCATactcaaaaaaatacataggATATTGCAATTTGCTGAAGCTCCATGGCTGGCAGGCTACATTGATCTGAACACACAATTGCGAACGCGTGCAACGAatgattttgacaaaaatatgtataaacTAATGAATAATGCAGTTTTCGGTAAAACGATGGAAGATGTGCGCGAacgtaaaaatgtttcattgttAACAGAGTGGGATGGTAGATATGGAGCGGAAGCGATGATTGCAAAACCGAATTTCCACAGTCGCAGTATCTTTGCTGAAGACTTGATAGCCGTTGAATTGCGTAAGCTTGAGGTGAAATTTGACAAACCAATATACGTAGGCATGTCAAttctcgatatatcgaaaacatgGCTGTATACGTTTCATCATGAGTTTATGACTCCAAAGTATGGGGATAAATGTTCAGTAATGTATACAGATACAGATAGTTTGAtatatgaaattgagtgtGATGACGTTTATCGAGATATGCGCGAAAATATCTCCAAATTTGATACGAGTGACTATCCCATTGACAATGCTTACCATATTCCGCTTGTCAATAAAAAGGTTCCGGGTCTCATGAAGGACGAGAATAATGGATCCATTATGACGGAGTTTGTGGGGCTCAGGTCAAAAATGTATGCCACGCGTGTCGAGGGTAAAAAAGATGTAAAGAAGGTCAAGGGTGTGAAGAGCAATGTTGTTGCGAAAACAATAAACTTTGACGATTTTGTAAAATGTTTAAACGAAGAGACTGAAGTGACACGTTGCCAATCAGCAATTCGTTCAACATTACATCAGGTATATACCATctcagaaacaaaaattgcccTGAGCCCACATGATGACAAGCGTTATATTATACCGGGGACGGTGGAGACATTGCCGTGGGGTCACTACAAGATCCCCATGTACTCAAACATTTCCGAAGAAGAGATGCAGATTTAA